Proteins found in one Candidatus Nitrosopelagicus brevis genomic segment:
- a CDS encoding ABC transporter substrate-binding protein — protein MKQLKIFKIILIICLISIIPTAFAQKGTYVDEIKFIQYLDENTALEEVKNGNLDMYYYRISSDRLEDSESRDTLKVYESTGGYYSILLNPTDEGPFNPFSIQEVRYAVNFLVDRNLIVNELLGGYGTPMFSNYGSFSAEYLRVLDVIETFQFRYNPSFAENIISDELSARGAEKIDGIWNYESEPIEITFFIRSDDPVRKAIGEILSSELEEIGFKVNKEFGDLNKAYVVVYGSNPAEQKWSLYTEGWGSSGFTRYDSVTLAQMYSPWFSSMPGNNNPANWNYENEKLDELTQRIYSGEFNDKDERTSIIKDAMKEGVNESVRIFLASKIDQYVVNENVDGIINALGAGVPSRFTPINVRTDSGTLDVGVKQIYQAAWNPIGGLGDTYSNQIWLSISDPILTGHPFSGEMIPIRSSWKVETNGINSSVQVPNDAIMWNPDSKMWDKVGNEISAKSKITYDLKFNQWHHGPEMNMNDIIYSVYFLSEWGSERTEDDRTYDADFSPQASQILNTLKGIRVIDENTIEVYTDFWHFDSGEIASWGSVWSSMPWEIMASMEKIVMDGKSSFSRTESITKNINWLSLIIPNDANQVKMQLDTFEKNEHTPDALIQFNPQNDFQNIRYDSSKKWIDENNHAVISNGPFYLDRYSPDSRTIVIKSFDYGNYVFEQGKWKDFENVKFPSINSVEFSEPYVVNSDEEIRVSAENASEIHYFIVDSKGEIILNGIKEIVNGEASINLDKSSDIIEGVHTIKIFAASENVLKPYEYSKSFIIVSNDKEVPKTEMMIEIKKSETNYWYVLLIIPIFSIIAVLVIRRSRLSANNK, from the coding sequence TTGAAACAGTTGAAAATTTTCAAGATAATTCTCATTATTTGTTTAATATCCATAATCCCAACAGCATTTGCTCAAAAAGGAACGTATGTGGATGAGATAAAATTTATTCAATATCTTGATGAGAATACAGCCTTAGAAGAAGTAAAAAATGGAAATCTGGATATGTACTATTATAGAATTTCTTCAGATAGATTAGAGGATTCTGAATCAAGAGACACGTTGAAAGTGTACGAGTCAACTGGAGGGTACTATAGTATTTTATTGAATCCAACAGATGAAGGACCCTTCAATCCGTTTTCAATTCAAGAGGTAAGATATGCAGTGAATTTTCTAGTTGATAGAAATTTGATTGTCAATGAGTTGTTAGGAGGTTATGGAACACCAATGTTTTCAAATTATGGAAGTTTTTCTGCGGAATACTTGAGAGTCTTGGATGTTATTGAGACGTTTCAATTTAGATACAATCCATCGTTTGCTGAAAACATAATTTCAGATGAATTGAGTGCAAGAGGAGCAGAAAAAATTGATGGTATATGGAATTATGAAAGTGAACCAATTGAAATTACATTTTTTATTAGAAGTGATGATCCGGTTAGAAAAGCAATAGGAGAAATTCTATCATCAGAGTTAGAAGAGATTGGCTTTAAAGTGAATAAAGAGTTTGGAGATTTGAATAAGGCATACGTTGTAGTTTATGGTTCAAACCCTGCTGAACAAAAATGGAGTTTATACACAGAAGGATGGGGGAGCTCAGGTTTTACTAGATATGATTCAGTAACACTTGCTCAGATGTATTCTCCATGGTTTTCAAGCATGCCTGGAAATAATAACCCAGCAAACTGGAACTATGAAAATGAGAAATTAGATGAATTAACTCAGAGAATTTACTCTGGAGAGTTTAATGATAAAGATGAAAGAACAAGTATTATCAAAGATGCAATGAAGGAAGGAGTAAACGAATCAGTTCGGATATTTCTTGCAAGTAAAATTGATCAATATGTTGTAAATGAAAATGTAGATGGAATAATCAATGCATTGGGAGCAGGAGTTCCAAGTAGATTTACACCAATTAATGTTAGGACGGATTCAGGTACACTAGATGTCGGTGTAAAACAGATTTACCAAGCAGCATGGAATCCTATTGGAGGATTAGGAGATACATACAGTAATCAAATTTGGCTTTCAATTTCTGACCCAATTTTAACAGGACATCCATTTTCAGGGGAAATGATTCCAATTAGAAGCTCATGGAAGGTAGAAACAAATGGAATTAATTCATCGGTACAAGTTCCAAATGATGCAATAATGTGGAATCCTGATTCAAAAATGTGGGATAAAGTAGGAAATGAGATTTCTGCAAAAAGTAAGATTACTTATGATTTGAAGTTCAACCAATGGCATCATGGTCCAGAGATGAACATGAATGACATAATCTATTCAGTATACTTCCTATCAGAATGGGGTTCAGAAAGAACAGAAGATGACAGAACATATGATGCGGATTTTTCCCCACAAGCATCTCAAATTTTGAACACATTGAAAGGAATACGTGTAATTGATGAAAATACAATTGAGGTGTATACTGATTTTTGGCATTTTGATTCAGGAGAGATTGCATCATGGGGAAGCGTTTGGAGTAGTATGCCTTGGGAAATCATGGCATCAATGGAAAAAATTGTAATGGATGGGAAAAGTTCATTTTCACGAACAGAATCAATTACAAAAAATATCAATTGGCTTTCATTGATAATTCCAAATGATGCAAATCAGGTTAAAATGCAATTGGATACTTTTGAGAAAAATGAACATACACCTGATGCACTAATACAGTTTAATCCGCAAAATGATTTTCAAAATATTAGATACGATTCAAGTAAAAAATGGATTGATGAAAACAATCACGCGGTAATTAGTAATGGCCCATTTTATCTAGATAGATATTCCCCAGATTCAAGAACAATAGTTATCAAATCATTTGATTATGGAAATTATGTTTTTGAGCAAGGAAAATGGAAAGACTTTGAAAATGTCAAATTTCCATCAATTAATTCAGTTGAATTTTCAGAGCCATATGTAGTAAATTCAGATGAAGAGATTCGTGTTTCGGCAGAAAATGCATCTGAAATTCACTACTTTATTGTAGATTCTAAAGGGGAAATCATTCTAAATGGAATTAAAGAGATAGTGAATGGGGAAGCAAGTATCAATCTAGATAAAAGTTCAGATATAATTGAAGGAGTTCATACAATCAAAATTTTTGCAGCATCAGAAAATGTATTGAAACCATATGAATATTCAAAAAGTTTCATAATTGTTTCAAACGATAAAGAAGTTCCAAAGACGGAAATGATGATTGAGATAAAAAAATCAGAAACGAATTATTGGTATGTATTATTGATTATTCCGATTTTTAGTATAATTGCAGTTTTAGTAATTAGAAGATCAAGGCTTTCTGCCAATAACAAATAG
- a CDS encoding restriction endonuclease has protein sequence MNPKLAVKGINGIIEGGISVTDFAVVTELDEISAKELLYTLVQNGIGAWNDDLVDFDIPHDRLQTALFAITLGATIEDVSEYLTWRDFEAITGIILEENGFDVTKNLVLTKPRMEIDVIGKKMNLALLIDCKHWKTMSKSALDEIVKKQIERVKRYVADEDITALPVIVTLHQEGTQLVENVPIVPIMKLPSFLDEFVGNLGSLKSIEK, from the coding sequence ATGAATCCAAAATTGGCTGTAAAGGGAATCAATGGTATAATTGAAGGTGGAATAAGCGTAACAGATTTCGCAGTTGTTACGGAATTAGATGAAATTAGTGCAAAAGAGTTGTTGTACACGCTGGTCCAAAATGGAATTGGTGCATGGAATGATGATTTGGTAGATTTTGATATTCCTCACGATAGACTTCAAACCGCATTATTTGCAATCACTCTTGGTGCAACAATTGAAGATGTTTCTGAATATCTTACTTGGAGAGATTTTGAGGCAATCACCGGAATAATTCTTGAAGAAAATGGCTTTGACGTAACAAAAAATCTAGTCTTGACAAAACCTAGAATGGAAATTGATGTGATTGGGAAAAAAATGAATCTTGCATTATTGATAGATTGCAAACATTGGAAAACTATGAGCAAATCTGCATTAGATGAAATTGTGAAAAAACAGATTGAACGTGTCAAACGGTATGTTGCTGATGAAGACATCACAGCATTACCTGTAATAGTTACACTTCATCAAGAAGGAACTCAACTTGTTGAAAACGTACCAATCGTACCTATCATGAAATTGCCATCCTTTTTAGATGAATTTGTAGGAAATCTTGGTTCTCTAAAATCTATAGAAAAATAG
- a CDS encoding class I SAM-dependent methyltransferase: MDKTSKLFDVWAKTGRSEEMEKGHGTTVNQFLDKLSLKEKFRFLDIGCGNGWVVRKMSQKPSCVKAIGIDKSKMMIKNAKSKISSTRESFFVTDLESWNTKEKFDVIFSMESLYYSVPMEPALEKVFKLLKKGGTFYCGTDFYSDNTLTTRWVKDMNIPMDLRSEKEWKKMFREIGFTTRSKHVTDPKNKSKWKREFGTLFVIGRKP; the protein is encoded by the coding sequence ATGGATAAAACCTCAAAATTATTTGATGTATGGGCAAAGACCGGTCGCTCCGAAGAAATGGAAAAAGGACATGGCACCACGGTAAATCAATTTTTAGACAAATTATCCTTGAAAGAAAAATTTAGATTTCTTGATATTGGTTGTGGTAATGGCTGGGTAGTAAGAAAAATGTCCCAAAAACCATCTTGTGTAAAAGCAATTGGAATTGATAAAAGTAAAATGATGATTAAAAATGCAAAATCAAAAATTTCCTCTACTAGAGAAAGTTTTTTTGTTACTGATCTTGAATCATGGAATACAAAAGAAAAGTTTGATGTAATTTTCTCTATGGAATCATTATACTATTCTGTCCCGATGGAGCCTGCATTGGAAAAGGTATTCAAACTACTTAAAAAAGGAGGAACTTTTTACTGTGGAACTGATTTTTACAGTGATAATACTCTGACTACTAGATGGGTAAAAGACATGAATATTCCAATGGATCTACGTTCTGAAAAAGAATGGAAAAAAATGTTCAGAGAGATTGGATTTACTACTCGCTCAAAACATGTCACAGATCCAAAAAATAAATCCAAATGGAAACGTGAATTTGGAACTCTATTTGTTATTGGCAGAAAGCCTTGA
- a CDS encoding CPBP family intramembrane glutamic endopeptidase encodes MSLLPNILHGFGIPFSALMSVIFGLMIVSFPLGAYAIFNSDIGDDIDYTYPLEKFDIFIAGVNLQIPLEYQIGDLFIIFWSIFVILFVISFLGPKKNFMKIIGNILSNEKTSFSDNYMLNIIKWFSILVLVSAVITIIQESFGIVTEPPDTANDLILFLQISLAPITEEIGFRLILIGIPLFLIYSHKSSIKFFIKSLWSPYSNLHVYDSKKAIGLIVIVGIFFGVAHVISGEPWTTGKILQASVGGIILGWVYFRYGLAAAIILHWATNYFIYSYLFLISELNGISVQNASNHSMIGTFEVILIVSGIVSLAMLFLQYKNSLNSAIVSE; translated from the coding sequence GTGTCTCTCTTACCAAATATTTTACATGGTTTTGGAATACCTTTTTCTGCTTTAATGTCTGTAATTTTTGGTTTGATGATTGTATCATTTCCATTGGGCGCTTATGCAATTTTTAATTCTGATATTGGAGATGACATTGATTACACTTACCCATTAGAAAAATTTGATATTTTTATTGCAGGTGTAAATCTTCAGATTCCGTTAGAGTATCAGATAGGTGATCTGTTCATAATTTTTTGGTCTATTTTTGTAATTTTATTTGTAATCTCATTTCTAGGTCCTAAAAAGAATTTTATGAAAATAATTGGAAACATTTTGTCAAATGAAAAAACTTCCTTTTCTGATAATTACATGCTTAACATTATCAAATGGTTTTCAATACTTGTCTTAGTTTCTGCAGTAATCACAATAATTCAAGAAAGCTTTGGAATTGTAACTGAACCTCCTGATACTGCAAATGATCTTATTTTATTCTTACAAATATCATTGGCTCCTATTACTGAAGAAATTGGTTTTCGCTTAATTCTAATTGGAATTCCACTATTCTTAATTTATTCACACAAATCTTCGATAAAGTTTTTCATAAAATCACTGTGGAGTCCATATTCAAACTTACATGTCTACGATAGCAAAAAAGCCATTGGACTAATTGTCATTGTTGGAATTTTCTTTGGTGTGGCACATGTTATCTCTGGTGAACCGTGGACAACTGGCAAAATTTTACAAGCATCTGTTGGCGGAATAATTCTTGGTTGGGTTTATTTCAGATATGGCTTGGCTGCAGCAATAATTTTACACTGGGCAACAAACTATTTCATCTATTCTTATCTATTTTTGATATCTGAACTTAATGGAATTTCTGTACAAAATGCATCTAATCATTCCATGATTGGCACATTTGAAGTAATTCTAATTGTATCTGGAATTGTTTCTCTTGCAATGTTGTTTCTTCAATACAAAAACTCTCTCAATTCTGCGATAGTTTCAGAGTAA
- a CDS encoding Sjogren's syndrome/scleroderma autoantigen 1 family protein, which translates to MSEEVRKKAIEMLLSGATLLSEPCPYCKGVRVMKDGDALCVSCGKSPDKELEKNNEKPQDESPVKKLEEKLQIMTDELSKEKDPDKQQNILKSINLLIDTISKLKK; encoded by the coding sequence ATGTCAGAAGAGGTTAGAAAAAAGGCAATTGAGATGTTGTTAAGTGGAGCCACATTACTTAGCGAACCATGTCCATATTGCAAAGGAGTGAGGGTGATGAAAGACGGCGATGCATTATGTGTTAGTTGCGGAAAATCACCAGATAAAGAACTTGAGAAGAATAACGAGAAACCTCAAGACGAGTCACCTGTAAAAAAATTAGAAGAAAAATTACAAATCATGACTGATGAGTTGTCAAAGGAAAAAGATCCAGATAAGCAACAAAATATCCTAAAATCAATTAATTTACTGATTGATACGATATCCAAGTTGAAAAAGTAG
- the yciH gene encoding stress response translation initiation inhibitor YciH: MAVICNTCGLPDDLCACGDLDKDSSQIIIRLETRRFKKKGTMIEGLDPKINNLESVAKELKGKYACGGTAKEGYIFLQGDHRDTIKEALVKLGFSEEKIELH; encoded by the coding sequence ATGGCGGTAATTTGTAATACTTGTGGTCTTCCTGATGATTTATGCGCTTGTGGTGATTTAGACAAAGATAGTTCTCAAATAATTATTCGTTTAGAGACTAGAAGATTCAAGAAAAAAGGAACAATGATTGAAGGACTAGATCCTAAAATTAACAACTTGGAAAGTGTGGCAAAAGAGCTAAAAGGAAAATACGCTTGTGGTGGAACCGCAAAAGAAGGATACATTTTCTTACAAGGTGATCATCGAGACACAATCAAAGAGGCACTTGTTAAGTTAGGATTCTCTGAAGAAAAAATAGAACTTCATTAG
- a CDS encoding DUF2070 family protein, which translates to MPEKDDVSKIHDKYTLSLINPSSHYISLAASIAIAGLIGAFTASTYLGSTELIFPTLAVIAALVGTQFLDILFAKHREYSKSLHVSLFGNGLFFVSTLIGYGAMGLFEKDGLDLFYVTMGMVVFASFRIGIFTTILGASLKKAWAVAFIQPMAMYLVLVPSDMWISSLTNPWIILFGGAFLGLATAWSYLTDKAGRPGLKSTHELIQAYVTSMSRKDPAPLEEIIEKSSTESTVSTSQLKFQSTDKDNDFRIVLPDIHPGPFHPIGGSNITGLIYKEMDSTAMVMHSISNHDLNLPTQKEVQNYLQSLQQSKSKQNGAVCTEPVSVTMNKARASGLLFDRTALLFLSLSPHGMEDLPPNVRSEIEQFAENRNFEQVLIVDTHNAMGKEISKEDSEDLLLAAKSTLDTLKTKESHSFKFGFENSEKMNLNQNDIAEGRIATLCLEINNKNYFLGWADANNMENGVREQIVTHFANNGYELIEICTSDTHYTASGARNRNGYFQLGMVSKPNDLANWYLELAKNAESKIKEGTFEVLEHQTNVKVMGPTIFSDYSKVMDKTMSITKWCLLADAGLFAMSIFL; encoded by the coding sequence ATGCCTGAAAAAGACGACGTCAGTAAGATACATGACAAATACACATTATCACTAATCAATCCATCATCACATTACATTTCATTAGCAGCATCAATTGCAATTGCAGGATTAATTGGTGCATTTACGGCTTCAACTTATCTAGGTTCAACAGAATTAATCTTTCCAACATTAGCAGTAATTGCAGCATTAGTTGGAACTCAATTTTTAGATATTTTATTTGCAAAACATAGAGAATATTCAAAGTCACTTCATGTTTCGTTGTTTGGAAATGGATTGTTCTTTGTTAGCACATTGATAGGTTATGGCGCAATGGGATTATTTGAAAAAGATGGGTTGGATTTATTTTATGTAACAATGGGAATGGTAGTTTTTGCTAGTTTTAGAATTGGAATTTTTACAACAATCTTAGGTGCAAGTTTGAAAAAAGCATGGGCAGTTGCATTTATTCAGCCAATGGCAATGTATCTTGTTTTAGTTCCATCAGACATGTGGATTAGTTCACTTACAAATCCATGGATTATATTATTTGGCGGTGCATTTTTGGGATTAGCAACAGCTTGGTCTTATCTTACTGACAAAGCAGGTCGACCTGGATTGAAAAGTACACATGAATTAATTCAAGCATATGTAACATCAATGTCAAGAAAAGATCCTGCCCCATTAGAAGAAATTATTGAAAAAAGTTCTACAGAATCCACAGTGTCAACATCCCAATTGAAATTTCAATCAACAGACAAAGATAATGATTTTAGAATAGTTCTGCCAGATATTCATCCAGGACCATTTCATCCAATAGGAGGAAGTAACATTACAGGACTAATTTACAAAGAAATGGATTCTACTGCAATGGTCATGCATAGTATTTCAAATCATGATCTAAATTTACCTACACAAAAAGAGGTTCAAAATTATTTGCAGAGTTTGCAACAAAGTAAATCTAAGCAGAACGGTGCAGTGTGTACTGAACCTGTATCAGTAACAATGAACAAAGCACGTGCTTCAGGACTGCTCTTTGATAGAACTGCATTATTGTTTTTGTCATTATCACCTCACGGAATGGAAGATTTACCACCGAATGTTAGAAGTGAAATTGAACAATTTGCTGAAAACAGAAATTTTGAACAGGTTTTGATAGTAGATACACACAATGCAATGGGAAAAGAAATTTCAAAAGAAGATTCAGAAGATTTGCTTCTGGCAGCAAAATCTACACTTGATACATTAAAGACAAAAGAGAGTCATTCCTTCAAGTTTGGTTTTGAAAATTCTGAAAAAATGAATTTGAATCAAAATGATATTGCTGAGGGAAGAATTGCAACTTTATGTTTAGAGATTAACAATAAAAACTACTTCCTAGGATGGGCAGATGCCAACAATATGGAAAATGGAGTAAGAGAACAGATTGTGACACACTTTGCAAATAACGGATATGAGTTGATTGAGATTTGTACATCAGATACACACTATACAGCAAGCGGTGCCAGAAATAGAAATGGATATTTCCAATTAGGAATGGTGTCAAAACCAAATGATCTAGCAAACTGGTATTTAGAATTAGCAAAAAATGCAGAATCAAAAATCAAAGAGGGAACATTCGAGGTATTAGAACATCAAACAAATGTCAAAGTGATGGGACCAACAATATTTTCAGATTATTCAAAGGTAATGGATAAAACAATGAGCATCACAAAGTGGTGTTTGTTAGCAGATGCAGGTCTTTTTGCAATGTCTATTTTTCTATAG
- a CDS encoding DUF367 family protein, whose product MKINLLMFYQDDPKKCTAAKLIKFGLAKKITKSQSKTALLHPFAQKTLFNHEKSSFNSITGIDCSWALAEDVFQKNFVGAARKLPPLLAGNPVNYSKINKLTTVEAIAGAAFILGEEELSQKLLEKFNWGHTFLELNENLLHDYQKVKSEDQVNEIIREYGYAI is encoded by the coding sequence ATGAAAATTAATCTCTTAATGTTCTATCAAGATGACCCAAAAAAATGCACAGCTGCCAAATTAATAAAATTTGGATTGGCAAAAAAAATTACAAAATCTCAATCAAAAACCGCCCTTTTACATCCATTTGCTCAAAAAACACTATTCAATCATGAAAAGTCATCTTTCAACTCTATCACAGGAATTGATTGCTCATGGGCTCTGGCCGAAGACGTTTTCCAAAAAAATTTTGTTGGGGCAGCTAGAAAATTACCGCCTCTTTTAGCCGGAAATCCCGTAAATTATTCAAAAATCAACAAGTTGACTACCGTCGAAGCAATAGCAGGAGCTGCCTTCATCTTAGGTGAGGAAGAATTATCTCAAAAACTACTTGAAAAATTCAACTGGGGTCATACATTTTTGGAATTGAATGAAAATCTCTTACATGATTATCAAAAAGTGAAATCTGAAGATCAAGTAAATGAAATAATACGTGAATATGGCTATGCTATATAA
- a CDS encoding preprotein translocase subunit Sec61beta has protein sequence MGDKKTSAALPASGAGLLRFFEDETKGVKVDPKIVVSVPISLIIVSWLLDILLIP, from the coding sequence ATGGGAGATAAGAAAACAAGTGCAGCACTTCCAGCATCCGGTGCAGGTCTTTTAAGATTTTTTGAGGATGAGACTAAAGGTGTTAAAGTAGATCCAAAAATTGTGGTCTCTGTTCCAATTAGTCTAATCATAGTATCATGGTTACTAGATATACTGTTAATTCCTTGA